In Acidobacteriota bacterium, one genomic interval encodes:
- a CDS encoding cation:proton antiporter — protein sequence MPSFKLLIAQIAVILVVARLTGWLFGKLHQPRVIGEMVAGILLGPSLLGWTAPSVFNALFPPDKLGALNLLSQIGLLLFMFLVGLELDWKQLRELGRAAIITSQVSILAPFLLGFLLAAYLYPKVSDPRVSFTGFALFMSIAMSITAFPVLARILTERNLLRSKVGVLAVTCAAVNDVTAWCALACLVLIVRATASPVSLWVTLVGLGALLLAMLFVVKPALQRLVAQHEKRGYLTHDHLALILLLTLASGWVTESLGLHALFGGFLTGVVMPMNHSFVQEIWQRLESLTMVMLLPLYFAFTGLRSSFLLISGAGMWVYCALIIAVAVIGKFGGSLLAAKFGGLPWREAAAVGVLMNTRGLVELIILNVGLDLGVLSPALFSAMVLMALVTTFMTSPLLRWIYPDWLAKPETIGPR from the coding sequence ATGCCCAGTTTCAAGCTGCTGATTGCCCAAATCGCCGTGATATTGGTTGTTGCGCGGCTGACGGGGTGGTTGTTTGGCAAGCTTCATCAACCCCGCGTGATTGGCGAAATGGTCGCGGGGATTTTGCTTGGCCCTTCGTTGCTCGGCTGGACGGCTCCGTCCGTATTCAATGCTTTGTTTCCACCCGACAAGCTGGGAGCGTTGAATTTGCTGAGCCAGATTGGATTGTTGTTGTTTATGTTTCTGGTTGGGTTGGAACTGGACTGGAAACAGTTGCGGGAATTGGGGCGCGCCGCAATCATCACCAGCCAGGTCAGCATCCTCGCGCCGTTTCTGCTTGGGTTTTTGCTTGCCGCATACTTGTACCCAAAAGTTTCCGATCCAAGGGTCAGCTTTACGGGCTTTGCGCTGTTTATGAGCATTGCCATGAGCATCACGGCCTTTCCGGTGTTGGCGCGAATTTTAACGGAGCGGAATCTGCTGCGCAGCAAAGTCGGAGTCCTGGCTGTCACCTGCGCCGCCGTGAATGACGTCACGGCCTGGTGCGCTCTGGCATGTCTTGTGTTGATCGTTCGCGCTACCGCTTCGCCTGTGTCTCTCTGGGTGACTCTGGTCGGGTTGGGAGCGTTGCTGCTGGCGATGCTCTTTGTTGTCAAACCGGCTCTGCAACGATTGGTGGCGCAGCATGAAAAACGCGGCTATCTGACGCATGACCATCTGGCGCTGATTCTGTTGCTGACACTGGCCAGCGGTTGGGTGACGGAATCTCTGGGATTGCACGCTCTGTTCGGAGGGTTTCTGACGGGCGTTGTCATGCCCATGAATCATAGTTTTGTGCAGGAAATCTGGCAGCGGCTGGAATCGCTGACGATGGTTATGTTGCTGCCGCTGTATTTCGCCTTCACCGGCTTGCGCTCCAGCTTTCTGCTGATTTCCGGCGCAGGAATGTGGGTTTATTGTGCGCTGATTATCGCTGTGGCAGTGATTGGGAAGTTTGGCGGTTCACTATTGGCGGCGAAATTCGGCGGGTTGCCGTGGCGCGAAGCCGCCGCGGTCGGCGTATTGATGAACACGCGCGGACTGGTCGAACTTATCATTCTAAACGTCGGCCTTGATCTGGGCGTTCTTTCTCCCGCGTTGTTTTCGGCGATGGTGTTGATGGCTTTGGTAACCACGTTTATGACTTCGCCCTTGTTGCGTTGGATTTACCCTGATTGGCTGGCGAAGCCCGAAACAATCGGCCCGCGCTGA